The Thunnus albacares chromosome 13, fThuAlb1.1, whole genome shotgun sequence genome segment CAAATAGTCAATCAGCCCCAAAATATAGCGTTTCACCTCCACCTGGCCCAAATCCCACCACCAACACACATTCCAGTATATTTTACAAGAGAGAATGTCTCGAAGTGTTAATGGTGGCTGGAGGACTGATGATAGCCTGTGTTATTCTGCTGTTTTCCACTTTGATGTTGACGTTGAAGGTGTGCCAGTTGAGCAGACGCATCAAGGTGCTGAGCAGCAATGCTGACCTGATCAGCAACTCTGAATACTTGATGGGAAATGccgagaaaaacaaaagcaagtcAGAGACAGAAGCCAAAGAGACCAGTATGTTGATGGCTGACGTCAGTCAAACACAGGAGGAGGTGGGTAACAGTAccaccaaagaagaagaagagacggTAATCGAGGATGGACAAACGGGAGAAGAGGACAAGAAGAAGTCTGGAGGCACTGCCAACAGTGAGGAGGTGTCAGCAAGTGAGAATAAGGAGACACTTGTGATCGGAGATGAAAATCCCTCCTCCCCGAAGCTGCAAGAGGAGGCAGCAGATTCCCAGTCCGCCAAAGCTGTGGCAGCCTCCTCCTCTGAGGGCACAGAGGAACCAAAGGATGTGGTgtagagtgagagtgagagcgagtgtgtgtgtgtgtctgtgtgaagcCAGAGTTTCCTTAGTAACTGCCTTCAGTTCTCTATAGTTTTACAACCTCTTTAAATAAATGGTACTCTTTCTTCAGCAGCTTTTGCTTTTCAGTCAATAGAACAACTGCATGTGCTGCAAAATCTGTCATACTCTGAGTCATACTCTGTCATATGTACTCACCTCTGAGGATTTCTGGTTGAAAATAATTGGTtgatactgtatttttctgtcatttgtgtgtaatattaaaatttacTAATATAATACAGGTTTGTACAATTGTGTCAGTTTGTATCTTACACACTTTACTTTTTGAGATATACAAATAGATGTACATTTATGACATTTACGACATACTGCATGACCACCAgagaaattaaacaaagattGTGACCTCAATTTTGAATGAATTAGAAGCCATTTCACATTTAGTTGTGATTGTGTATAAAGTATGtgcatgttaatgtgtgtgtgtgtgtgtgtgtgtgtgatagatagacagagatagaggaagagaaagagaaagag includes the following:
- the LOC122995508 gene encoding uncharacterized protein LOC122995508 — its product is MKVPNILHLLYCIEILGVLLCGVESDVTPADPWSTSDESPNITLTHNETTQEDKSTSPASLTSTASSTTEATKSTVAPNSQSAPKYSVSPPPGPNPTTNTHSSIFYKRECLEVLMVAGGLMIACVILLFSTLMLTLKVCQLSRRIKVLSSNADLISNSEYLMGNAEKNKSKSETEAKETSMLMADVSQTQEEVGNSTTKEEEETVIEDGQTGEEDKKKSGGTANSEEVSASENKETLVIGDENPSSPKLQEEAADSQSAKAVAASSSEGTEEPKDVV